In the genome of Mycobacterium kansasii ATCC 12478, one region contains:
- a CDS encoding lysophospholipid acyltransferase family protein: MPARTNVIALQPNRQRLAARNHASRQTNRQTALRPASAPSNSKTTDQRAAAVIRDLDQKRAFGAGVPAAQAPANELAERVTAAAQFLRKRLTGDYRVDEFGFDPHFTDALVRPLLRFFSRSWFRVEVSGIENLPDKGAALVVSNHGGVLPVDALMISTAVHEHHPAHRNLRALAADLCFDLPVIGEVARKAGHTLACPTDAHRLLAAGELAAVFPEGYKGLGKCFRDRYKLRRFGRGGFVSAAVRAKAPIIPCAVVGSEEIYPMLGDVKPLARLLGLPYFPITPLFPWAGPAGLIPLPSKWHIAFGQPIGTADYDRADADDPNVTFELTDHVRETIQQMLYGLLIRRRNVFFG; encoded by the coding sequence ATGCCCGCGAGGACCAACGTCATTGCATTGCAACCGAATCGACAACGTTTAGCGGCGCGGAACCACGCCAGCCGACAAACCAATCGACAAACGGCATTGCGGCCCGCGTCGGCGCCGTCCAATTCCAAGACCACTGACCAGCGGGCAGCGGCCGTCATCCGAGACCTCGATCAGAAGCGCGCTTTCGGCGCCGGGGTGCCCGCGGCCCAGGCGCCGGCCAACGAGCTCGCCGAACGGGTCACCGCCGCTGCGCAATTCCTGCGGAAGCGACTGACCGGAGACTACCGTGTCGACGAGTTCGGCTTCGACCCCCACTTCACCGACGCCCTGGTACGGCCGTTGCTGCGGTTTTTCTCACGGTCGTGGTTCCGGGTCGAGGTCAGCGGGATCGAGAACCTGCCCGACAAGGGCGCGGCACTGGTGGTGTCCAACCACGGCGGCGTGCTGCCGGTCGATGCGCTGATGATTTCGACGGCGGTCCACGAACACCATCCCGCGCACCGGAACCTGCGAGCGCTGGCCGCCGATCTGTGCTTCGACCTGCCGGTCATCGGCGAGGTTGCCCGCAAGGCCGGCCACACGCTGGCCTGCCCGACCGACGCTCATCGCCTGCTGGCGGCCGGCGAACTTGCCGCGGTGTTCCCCGAGGGCTACAAGGGATTGGGCAAGTGCTTCCGGGACCGCTACAAGCTGCGGCGGTTCGGCCGCGGAGGGTTTGTGTCGGCCGCGGTGCGCGCCAAAGCGCCGATCATCCCGTGTGCGGTGGTGGGCTCGGAGGAGATCTATCCGATGTTGGGCGATGTCAAGCCGCTGGCCAGGCTGCTGGGCCTGCCGTACTTCCCGATCACCCCGTTGTTCCCCTGGGCCGGACCGGCGGGCCTGATACCGCTGCCGTCGAAGTGGCACATCGCTTTCGGCCAGCCGATCGGCACCGCCGACTACGATCGCGCCGACGCCGACGACCCCAACGTCACGTTCGAATTGACCGACCACGTACGGGAGACGATCCAGCAGATGCTGTATGGCCTATTGATCCGCCGCCGCAACGTCTTCTTCGGCTGA
- a CDS encoding SpoIIE family protein phosphatase, with product MTYTDDFHAHYFAALRTYLDKRDEDSLAVGHELGRRALAERISMLDIIENHFRLLEELSPDAAAGRPIALEFLLQTLAALDIATRGFLDGTRRYEQERARAEDLAHRDTFRNALVNSLQEGFFVADHDGAVIEMNSAFAEIIGYPPEGLPYRWPHPWLLDKKSAAQQQQRVRRDGFAEYETPIRHRDGHLVWVTVSINAVRGAVADRDVYVGTVRDITAERAFAARESAVMRLATSVGVAKSMAEVLSITLDECRSAVDVQRVVAVIWPPSDGEPTVQVAGEPSEKSWRRMDPLLRQTFSDARQQLPLTARTIEWPDTPGKARGLVAVLSGAADVALWLELRVPRWVTADDRLLVTVLIGHLSLAIGHVRQFESARETSLTLQRAMLPPVKPPPGFAVRYEPAVPPLEIGGDWYDVLALDDHRIGIVVGDCVGRGLPAAAIMGQLRSSARALLLTGAQPALLLEQLDAAASLIPDAYCTTVFLAILDTKSGILDYSNAGHMPAVLAEPGRGTTLLTDARSVPLAVRRTQPRPEASQELLPGSTLMLFTDGLVERKYESIDEGLRRVAEVLAASMMLPIDGVADAVLGQLAPAAGYDDDVAMVAYRHPHGPLRIETSATPDQLAGIRRQLGWWLRAADVSDERAGDIVLVINEACTNCIEHAYRGHRIGTMLVDVRAVDGTVHARVVDSGSWKIPAADPGNGGRGLMLINAISDAVEIDNSPGGTAIDMTFRLPG from the coding sequence ATGACCTACACCGACGACTTCCACGCCCACTATTTCGCCGCGCTGCGTACTTACCTGGACAAGCGCGACGAGGACAGCCTGGCCGTGGGCCATGAGCTCGGACGCCGGGCCTTGGCGGAACGCATCAGCATGCTCGACATCATCGAAAACCATTTCCGGTTGCTCGAGGAGCTCTCGCCAGACGCCGCGGCGGGCCGGCCGATCGCCCTGGAGTTCCTGCTGCAGACCCTGGCCGCCCTCGACATCGCCACCCGCGGATTCCTCGACGGCACCAGGCGTTACGAACAAGAGCGGGCCCGGGCCGAGGATCTGGCCCACCGCGACACGTTCCGCAACGCGCTGGTGAACTCGTTGCAGGAAGGCTTCTTCGTCGCCGACCACGACGGTGCCGTGATCGAGATGAACAGCGCGTTCGCCGAGATCATCGGCTATCCCCCGGAAGGCTTGCCGTACCGCTGGCCGCATCCGTGGCTGCTCGACAAGAAAAGCGCGGCCCAGCAACAGCAGCGGGTTCGGCGGGACGGCTTCGCCGAGTACGAGACGCCGATCCGGCATCGCGACGGCCATCTGGTCTGGGTGACGGTCAGCATCAACGCCGTTCGGGGCGCCGTCGCGGATCGCGACGTGTACGTGGGCACGGTTCGCGACATCACCGCCGAAAGAGCTTTCGCCGCAAGGGAAAGCGCGGTGATGCGGCTGGCGACGTCGGTCGGTGTGGCCAAGAGCATGGCCGAGGTGCTGTCGATCACCCTCGACGAATGCCGCAGCGCCGTCGACGTGCAACGCGTGGTTGCCGTTATATGGCCGCCCAGCGACGGTGAACCGACCGTCCAGGTCGCCGGGGAGCCGTCTGAAAAATCCTGGCGCAGAATGGATCCGCTGCTGCGCCAGACGTTTTCGGATGCGCGTCAACAACTGCCGCTGACGGCGCGAACGATCGAGTGGCCGGACACTCCGGGCAAGGCCCGCGGACTGGTCGCGGTGCTGTCGGGCGCCGCCGACGTCGCGTTGTGGCTGGAGCTGCGGGTGCCGCGCTGGGTGACCGCCGACGATCGGCTGCTGGTCACGGTGCTCATCGGTCACCTCAGCCTGGCCATCGGCCATGTCCGGCAATTCGAGAGCGCGCGTGAGACATCGTTGACCCTGCAGCGGGCCATGCTGCCGCCGGTGAAGCCGCCGCCGGGCTTCGCCGTCCGTTACGAACCCGCCGTGCCGCCCTTGGAGATCGGCGGCGACTGGTACGACGTGCTGGCCCTCGACGACCACCGCATCGGCATCGTCGTCGGCGACTGCGTGGGCCGCGGGTTGCCGGCCGCCGCGATCATGGGCCAGCTGCGCAGCTCGGCGCGCGCGCTGCTACTCACCGGCGCGCAACCCGCACTGTTGCTCGAACAACTCGACGCGGCCGCGTCACTCATTCCGGATGCCTACTGCACGACGGTGTTTCTGGCCATCCTGGACACCAAATCCGGGATCCTCGACTACAGCAACGCCGGGCATATGCCCGCGGTGCTTGCCGAGCCGGGCCGCGGGACCACGTTGTTGACCGATGCCCGGTCGGTGCCGCTGGCGGTCCGGCGAACGCAGCCGCGCCCGGAGGCTTCCCAGGAATTGCTGCCCGGCTCGACGCTGATGCTGTTCACCGACGGCCTGGTCGAGCGCAAGTACGAGTCGATCGACGAAGGCCTGCGACGCGTCGCCGAGGTTTTGGCAGCGTCGATGATGTTGCCGATCGATGGCGTCGCCGATGCCGTCCTGGGCCAGCTGGCGCCGGCGGCCGGATACGACGACGACGTCGCGATGGTGGCATACCGGCATCCACACGGGCCCCTTCGCATCGAGACCAGCGCTACCCCAGATCAATTGGCCGGCATCCGGCGCCAGCTGGGGTGGTGGCTGCGAGCCGCCGACGTCTCCGACGAACGGGCCGGCGACATCGTGCTGGTGATCAACGAGGCGTGCACCAATTGCATCGAGCACGCATACCGCGGGCACCGCATCGGGACCATGCTGGTCGATGTGAGAGCCGTCGACGGAACGGTGCATGCGCGTGTCGTCGACTCCGGATCGTGGAAGATACCAGCGGCCGATCCGGGCAACGGCGGTCGGGGCCTGATGCTGATCAACGCGATCAGCGACGCAGTGGAAATCGACAACAGCCCCGGCGGAACCGCCATCGATATGACATTTCGACTGCCCGGTTAG
- a CDS encoding iron-containing redox enzyme family protein, protein MTRTTFRPVEQQRSSTVEPSLPAAHGPLSIAVRRALTGPAPRDQFTRIGASVGDVDPYGHDLQLALYMCYELHYRGFSGVDPTWEWNPALLHLRAELERAFLTGVRRDVGPIESDDTAVAEMDKLSIEPVDGSGPSYYLRDTGTWSQMREYFAHRSLYHLKEGDPHAWAIPRLTGQAKAAFVAVEFDEYGAGYGPRVHQQLFADLLDAAGLDSTYLGYLGMVPAESLAVVNIMSLFGLHRRLRGAAIGHFAATEITSPPGSRRMVEALRRMEAPEECVAFYREHVEADAVHEQVVRIDVVGDLAAREPHLDQDIVFGMRAFEFLENRLADHLMRSWQAGATSLRRPLDEM, encoded by the coding sequence GTGACCCGTACAACCTTCCGGCCCGTCGAGCAGCAACGCTCATCTACCGTCGAGCCGTCCTTACCGGCCGCGCACGGACCACTGTCGATCGCCGTGCGCCGCGCCTTGACCGGACCGGCGCCCCGCGACCAGTTCACCCGCATCGGCGCCTCCGTGGGCGACGTCGATCCCTACGGCCACGATCTGCAGCTGGCCCTATATATGTGCTACGAGCTGCATTACCGCGGTTTTTCGGGAGTGGATCCGACTTGGGAGTGGAATCCCGCACTGCTGCACCTACGTGCCGAACTCGAGCGGGCGTTCCTGACGGGCGTGCGCCGTGATGTCGGCCCCATCGAGTCGGACGACACCGCGGTGGCCGAAATGGACAAGCTCTCGATAGAGCCCGTCGACGGCAGCGGGCCGTCGTATTACCTGCGCGACACCGGCACGTGGAGCCAGATGCGTGAATATTTTGCACACAGATCGCTGTATCACCTCAAAGAGGGTGATCCGCATGCCTGGGCAATTCCGCGTCTGACCGGTCAGGCCAAGGCGGCATTCGTCGCCGTCGAGTTCGACGAATACGGTGCCGGTTACGGCCCGCGGGTGCACCAGCAGCTTTTCGCCGACCTCCTGGACGCGGCCGGACTCGATTCGACCTACCTGGGCTATCTCGGCATGGTTCCCGCCGAATCACTGGCGGTGGTCAACATCATGTCGCTGTTCGGGCTGCACCGGAGGTTGCGGGGCGCCGCGATCGGGCACTTCGCGGCGACGGAGATCACGTCGCCACCGGGTTCTCGGCGGATGGTCGAGGCACTGCGCCGGATGGAGGCACCCGAGGAATGTGTCGCCTTCTACCGCGAACACGTGGAAGCGGACGCGGTACACGAACAGGTGGTCCGCATCGACGTGGTGGGCGACCTCGCCGCGCGAGAACCGCACCTCGACCAGGACATCGTGTTCGGGATGCGAGCGTTCGAGTTCCTCGAAAACCGATTGGCCGACCACCTGATGCGGTCGTGGCAGGCCGGTGCGACCTCACTGCGCCGGCCGTTGGACGAGATGTAG